A genomic stretch from Chryseobacterium sp. SNU WT5 includes:
- a CDS encoding S9 family peptidase — MKIKNTLVALAAPFLMNAQNVMTPETLWTLNKIGVSAVSPDQNSLIYSIGKTDLKTEKNNKKNYLFNIKNSAATALDLGKKSLIQWDDNGIYALEGEQIYLSKDAGRTWSEFYKIGKADNIVISPDGKKVAFSKEVLVEKVMGKDKYEDTPKTTAHIYTDLNHRHWDYFNEGKYNHVFLVDVAANVESAKDLLKGKPWDSPQRPFGGTEDFIWTPDSSQLLYVTKPFSGAEYAFSTNTDVFAYDVASGTIKNLTESNKGYDVSPRFSPDGKYLYWLSMERDGYEADKNDLKIMDWKSGKITNLTKNWDESVTGSVFWSKDSKNIYFTSAWKGVKQLFALDPKTSKIQQITKGDVDLNDIYALNKNSLLVSRTDMNHNADLFNVDVKKGSMVQVTDVNKKNYEHIKPSKTELKMVKTTDGKEMGVWFIYPPNFDPAKKYPTLLYCQGGPQSALTQTFSTRWNFALMAANGYVVVAPNRRGMPGWGTEWNEAISKDWGGQVMKDYLSAADYAKTLSYVDGDRMGVVGASYGGYSAMMLAGIHENRFKTFIAHDGLFDMKSWYLTTEELFFAKWDLGGSPYDEPTPKAYTEFNPSNYVNKWNKPMMIIQGGIDYRVPYEQGQEAFQAAKLKGLKTKFLYFPNENHWVLQPQNGIVWQREFFEWLKETL, encoded by the coding sequence ATGAAAATAAAAAATACTTTAGTCGCTCTTGCGGCACCTTTTCTTATGAATGCACAAAATGTGATGACGCCCGAGACGTTATGGACCTTGAATAAGATTGGAGTTTCTGCAGTTTCGCCTGACCAGAATTCACTGATCTACAGTATAGGAAAAACGGATTTAAAGACTGAAAAAAACAATAAAAAGAACTACCTCTTTAATATCAAAAATTCCGCAGCAACTGCTTTGGACTTAGGCAAGAAATCTTTAATTCAGTGGGATGATAATGGAATCTATGCACTAGAAGGTGAACAGATTTATCTTTCAAAAGATGCTGGAAGAACCTGGTCCGAATTTTACAAAATCGGAAAAGCAGACAATATCGTGATTTCCCCAGATGGTAAAAAAGTTGCGTTCAGTAAAGAGGTTTTGGTGGAGAAAGTGATGGGTAAAGATAAATATGAAGACACTCCTAAAACCACTGCTCATATCTATACGGACTTGAATCACCGTCATTGGGATTATTTTAACGAAGGAAAATATAATCATGTTTTCTTGGTTGATGTAGCTGCAAACGTAGAAAGCGCAAAAGATTTATTGAAAGGAAAACCTTGGGATTCCCCACAAAGACCTTTTGGTGGAACTGAAGATTTTATTTGGACGCCCGATTCCTCTCAACTGTTATATGTTACTAAGCCATTTAGCGGGGCAGAATATGCTTTCTCTACGAATACTGATGTTTTTGCCTACGATGTCGCTTCTGGGACCATCAAAAACCTTACTGAAAGCAATAAAGGTTATGATGTTTCACCTCGTTTCTCACCGGATGGTAAATATCTTTATTGGTTGTCAATGGAAAGAGATGGATATGAAGCAGATAAAAACGATTTGAAAATCATGGATTGGAAATCGGGTAAAATAACGAATCTTACTAAAAATTGGGATGAAAGTGTAACCGGTTCCGTATTTTGGTCAAAAGATTCTAAGAATATTTATTTCACCAGCGCTTGGAAAGGAGTGAAGCAGTTGTTTGCTTTGGATCCTAAAACGAGTAAAATCCAACAAATTACCAAAGGTGATGTTGATCTTAATGATATTTATGCACTCAACAAAAATTCGCTTTTGGTATCCAGAACAGATATGAATCACAACGCGGATCTATTTAACGTTGATGTGAAAAAGGGTTCTATGGTACAGGTCACGGATGTAAATAAAAAAAATTATGAACATATAAAGCCGTCCAAAACAGAACTTAAAATGGTGAAAACAACGGATGGAAAGGAAATGGGAGTTTGGTTTATTTATCCGCCTAACTTTGATCCTGCTAAAAAATACCCGACGTTACTATACTGTCAGGGTGGACCGCAATCTGCTCTAACTCAAACTTTCAGTACACGGTGGAATTTTGCTTTAATGGCAGCGAATGGTTATGTTGTAGTGGCACCTAACCGCCGTGGAATGCCAGGCTGGGGAACCGAATGGAATGAAGCAATTTCTAAAGATTGGGGTGGACAGGTGATGAAAGATTACTTATCGGCAGCAGATTATGCAAAAACACTTTCTTATGTAGATGGTGACAGAATGGGAGTAGTTGGTGCAAGTTATGGTGGATACAGCGCTATGATGTTAGCTGGTATTCACGAAAACCGTTTCAAAACATTTATCGCCCATGATGGACTTTTCGATATGAAATCCTGGTATTTAACAACAGAGGAATTATTTTTCGCAAAATGGGACCTAGGTGGTTCACCATATGATGAACCAACACCAAAAGCATATACAGAGTTTAATCCATCCAATTATGTAAATAAATGGAATAAACCCATGATGATTATTCAGGGTGGCATTGATTACAGAGTTCCTTACGAACAAGGTCAAGAAGCTTTTCAAGCTGCTAAATTAAAAGGGTTGAAAACTAAATTCCTATATTTCCCAAATGAAAATCATTGGGTATTACAACCACAAAATGGTATTGTTTGGCAAAGAGAATTCTTTGAATGGTTAAAAGAAACCTTATAA
- a CDS encoding M1 family metallopeptidase, whose translation MYKITSSLLFVLFTTFAFCQELYMPRNIVQAYENNTRSLDGKPGKNYWQNSGDYKIAFHVDPVTKIVSGTENIVYENNSPDALKSIVIKFVNNVHKPTSPRAAKASADFLSKGLSVKSLSINGKSYEVDSEDWETFYELPLSAVILPKSKNIIKIEWDFPLSKESGREGQVDENTFFVAYAYPRIAVYDDYNGWDKLPHNGRQEFYNNFNNYDVSITVAKNYVVYATGVLQNPEEVLQPNVLNKFRSSLTSDQLIHVATKEEIENNKVTKQEAFNTWKFKADHITDFTFGLSSTYVWDASSVQLKSKRVSTQATYNAGTADFEKYVDWERYSIKWFSENWPGIEYPFPTMIGFQGFADMEYPMMVNDTAIPDNFEDSRQTVDHEIAHTYFPFMMGTNETRYAFMDEGWVTAFEYLIGEAENGKEFNDKMYTDFRVKRYINDRSAEQDQPIISMSSQLSGIGYGSNAYIKPAFAYLALKDMLGDDLFKKTLHHYMDTWSGKHPTPWDFFYSMNLGSGQNLNWFWNNWFFTNNYIDLKVTALNDVGDKVSVVIENVGGFAIPFEMEVTYQNGKVTKKHFTPNVWKNGNHYQPEMELSDKVKSVKINGGIFMDYTPADNFCEL comes from the coding sequence ATGTATAAAATTACAAGTTCTTTATTATTCGTCCTCTTTACCACTTTTGCTTTTTGTCAGGAATTATATATGCCTAGAAATATTGTTCAGGCGTACGAAAATAATACAAGATCTTTAGATGGAAAACCGGGAAAGAATTATTGGCAAAACTCGGGCGATTATAAAATTGCGTTTCACGTAGATCCAGTTACCAAAATAGTTTCTGGTACCGAGAATATTGTTTATGAAAACAATTCACCAGATGCACTGAAATCGATTGTTATAAAATTTGTGAACAACGTCCACAAACCTACCTCCCCACGAGCTGCAAAAGCTTCTGCTGATTTTCTTAGTAAAGGATTATCTGTTAAGTCGCTTTCAATTAATGGAAAAAGTTATGAAGTGGACTCAGAAGACTGGGAGACTTTCTATGAACTACCATTAAGCGCAGTCATTCTACCAAAATCTAAAAATATCATCAAGATAGAATGGGATTTTCCCTTATCAAAAGAAAGTGGGAGAGAAGGACAGGTAGACGAAAATACTTTTTTTGTTGCTTATGCTTATCCAAGAATTGCAGTGTATGATGATTACAATGGCTGGGATAAATTGCCACACAATGGTCGTCAAGAATTTTACAATAATTTCAATAATTATGATGTCTCAATTACCGTTGCTAAAAATTATGTGGTATATGCGACTGGAGTATTACAAAATCCAGAAGAAGTTCTACAGCCAAATGTTTTAAATAAATTTAGATCTTCTTTAACTTCCGATCAACTAATACATGTTGCGACGAAAGAAGAAATTGAGAATAATAAAGTCACTAAGCAAGAAGCCTTTAATACTTGGAAATTTAAAGCGGATCATATTACCGATTTTACTTTTGGACTTAGTTCTACTTATGTTTGGGATGCATCAAGCGTACAATTAAAATCCAAGCGGGTGAGCACTCAGGCAACTTATAACGCGGGAACTGCAGACTTTGAAAAATACGTGGACTGGGAAAGATACAGCATCAAATGGTTTTCTGAAAACTGGCCGGGAATTGAATATCCCTTTCCGACAATGATCGGCTTTCAAGGGTTTGCAGATATGGAATATCCAATGATGGTAAATGATACCGCTATTCCTGATAATTTTGAAGATTCCCGCCAGACTGTCGACCATGAAATTGCGCATACCTATTTCCCATTTATGATGGGGACCAATGAAACCCGTTATGCGTTTATGGACGAAGGGTGGGTAACTGCTTTTGAGTACTTAATTGGGGAAGCTGAAAATGGAAAAGAGTTTAACGATAAAATGTATACGGATTTCCGAGTGAAAAGATATATTAATGATCGATCTGCCGAGCAGGATCAGCCTATTATTTCAATGAGCAGTCAGCTGTCCGGAATTGGGTATGGCAGCAATGCCTACATAAAACCGGCGTTTGCTTATTTGGCTTTGAAAGATATGCTTGGTGATGATCTTTTCAAAAAAACGCTTCATCATTATATGGATACCTGGTCAGGTAAACATCCTACGCCATGGGACTTTTTTTACAGCATGAATCTTGGCAGTGGGCAAAATTTAAATTGGTTTTGGAACAATTGGTTTTTCACCAATAATTACATTGATTTAAAAGTGACTGCGTTAAATGATGTAGGTGATAAAGTCAGTGTAGTGATCGAAAATGTAGGTGGTTTTGCAATACCTTTTGAAATGGAAGTAACTTATCAGAATGGAAAAGTTACTAAAAAACACTTTACTCCCAACGTCTGGAAAAACGGTAATCATTATCAACCGGAAATGGAACTGAGCGATAAAGTAAAATCCGTTAAAATTAATGGTGGAATTTTTATGGATTATACTCCAGCCGATAATTTTTGTGAATTATAA
- a CDS encoding PH domain-containing protein, translating to MNEFKTASMDGTTKMITIVIVLFLIIFPILSFSFDPPKPIISITSMILMYGVIIISYCFVPKRIALSDNQVLIKNLYGSVIINLSDIQSFGKIEKTGLNLRTFGVGGLFGYFGYFNGGDVWYVTNTHKKVKIILNSGKVYMISPESPDDFLTHLKQRMEE from the coding sequence ATGAATGAATTTAAGACTGCCTCAATGGACGGTACAACAAAAATGATTACGATCGTTATTGTACTTTTCCTTATTATATTTCCGATTTTATCATTTTCTTTTGATCCTCCAAAACCAATAATTTCTATAACAAGTATGATCCTGATGTATGGCGTAATCATCATTTCGTATTGTTTTGTACCTAAAAGAATCGCTTTATCCGACAATCAGGTTTTAATTAAAAATTTATATGGTTCAGTTATCATCAACCTGAGCGATATACAATCATTTGGTAAAATTGAAAAAACGGGTTTAAACTTGCGAACTTTTGGGGTCGGAGGATTATTTGGTTATTTTGGATATTTTAATGGTGGAGATGTTTGGTATGTAACTAATACGCATAAAAAAGTAAAAATCATTTTAAATTCCGGCAAAGTTTATATGATCAGTCCAGAAAGCCCCGATGATTTTTTAACTCACCTTAAACAAAGAATGGAAGAATGA
- the queA gene encoding tRNA preQ1(34) S-adenosylmethionine ribosyltransferase-isomerase QueA: protein MKTSHFDFDLPEELLAEHPSEHRDDAKLMVLNRKTQTIEHKLFKDVVDYFDEKDLFIFNNTKVFPARLYGNKEKTGAKIEVFLLRELDKETRVWDVLVDPARKIRIGNKLFFTEDEGLVAEVIDNTTSRGRTLRFLYDGSYEEFRTKLKELGETPLPKYFKREVEPEDAERYQTIYAKHEGAVAAPTAGLHFSRHLMKKLEIKGIDFAEITLHVGLGTFNPIEVEDLSKHKMESEEAIIDQKNADIINKAVAEGRRVCAVGTTTMRTIETSVSSNKKIGPYHGWTNKFIFPPHDFGVANCMITNFHMPKSTLMMMVAAFAGKDFLMEAYAEAIKHKYKFYSYGDAMLII, encoded by the coding sequence ATGAAAACATCCCATTTTGACTTTGATCTGCCAGAAGAACTTTTAGCAGAACATCCATCAGAACATAGAGACGATGCGAAACTCATGGTTCTTAACCGTAAGACGCAAACGATTGAACATAAACTTTTCAAAGATGTCGTAGATTATTTTGATGAGAAAGATCTCTTCATCTTCAATAACACGAAAGTATTTCCTGCAAGATTGTATGGAAACAAAGAAAAAACTGGTGCAAAAATCGAAGTTTTCTTATTAAGAGAATTAGATAAAGAAACCCGAGTTTGGGATGTACTGGTAGATCCAGCAAGAAAAATCAGAATCGGAAATAAATTATTTTTCACTGAAGATGAAGGTTTAGTTGCAGAGGTTATAGATAATACTACTTCAAGAGGGAGAACTTTAAGATTCTTATATGATGGCTCCTACGAAGAATTTCGTACCAAATTGAAAGAACTGGGTGAAACTCCACTTCCGAAATATTTCAAAAGAGAAGTTGAACCAGAAGATGCAGAGCGTTACCAAACGATTTATGCAAAACATGAAGGTGCTGTTGCAGCTCCAACTGCAGGTTTACACTTTTCAAGACACTTGATGAAAAAACTTGAAATCAAAGGAATTGATTTTGCAGAAATTACGCTTCATGTTGGTTTAGGGACATTTAATCCAATAGAAGTGGAAGATTTATCGAAACACAAAATGGAATCGGAAGAGGCTATTATTGATCAGAAAAATGCCGATATCATTAACAAGGCTGTGGCAGAAGGTAGAAGAGTTTGCGCCGTTGGAACTACAACCATGAGAACGATAGAAACTTCAGTATCATCAAACAAAAAAATTGGACCTTACCACGGGTGGACCAATAAGTTTATTTTCCCTCCTCATGATTTTGGAGTTGCGAATTGTATGATTACCAACTTTCATATGCCAAAATCTACTTTGATGATGATGGTTGCCGCATTTGCAGGAAAAGATTTCTTGATGGAAGCTTACGCAGAAGCAATTAAGCATAAATACAAATTCTATTCTTACGGTGACGCCATGTTGATCATCTAA